The DNA window AAGCTGGGCTGAAGTCAGTCAATGACAAGACAAAGCGATAGAAATCCTTCTCTCCTTCAGCATTTTCCAGCTGAAGCCCTTTGCTTTATTGAAGATCATTTACTTgcagccttcttttttttattctcaaatGGATGTAAATTTAAGAGGAAGAGGGTTGTGGGTTTtgctttgactttttttaaaggttAAACAGTCTCCAAGCAAACCAGAACATTTTGTTACTGGTCATGCAAACCAGTTTTGGTTGACCCAAAATGAAACGAGTTTTTCTCATTATATTGTCTTTCCTCCTCAATTCAGCTCCAAAGCCAGATTTTTCCACCACTACAAGAaaccaaaaaatcaaaactcTGTGGTTGTCTTAAGTCAATTCTCTCCACGTTTTGCTGCCCGAACTGCTGGGAAGCCGCTGCTCATCTCTAGCCTGGGTCTCGCTTTTGTCTTCACCTATCCACCACGGATGCTGAAAACACATCGCCCATATCTCTTTACAgctgcattttatattttttaaggcTATTATCATGACTTCTCTCCCATCCAGACTAAACAATACCATTTCATTCACATGAGCATGTAACAATAAGTTTGTTTGATGAAAATTCAGTTTGTTTAGCACAGTGGTTCTAATCACTCGTGCTATGCCAAAGATAACAAATGTCCCGTAAATTTAACTTCACATCTCTAGTTTTATCAACTGTTTTGACAGTTAGATTATAATTTTTACACAAATGGTTAGAATTAAAGCAATTGCTTTCTAATTTTTCTATATAAATGTTTGAATTAGGACTAACATTAAGCAATACAATTCAAAGTATTATAGAACTGTTGTGAAATATCttactctgcttttaaaaagtattcttttacagatatttaaaacttatttaGAAAGTATCTTTTGAAAGTCATtagctataaaaatatttcttagaaaaTACTTATAAATAACTGTTCATTTCCACTTGTTTTACTCAGCTCTGGTTTTGCCAACCAAAGTGGTAAATTTATAATCTTCAGGGTACTTCTGGTCAggatgaattttattttattataccAGTTTTATCTTAAGGTGCTTTAATTtacccagcttttaaacctATTTGAATAGACAACTTATTTTCAGGCAAACATTTTAATATGAGGTATTactacagaatatttttgtctCTATGGAAATCTTAAATAGactgagggaagaaagaaagacagactgCAAAAAGGTCAGtaaaaattctcctttttttaaaaaaaaaaaaagaaaacattcatattGCATGCTGAAGTTTCTTTCAGCCTGCTGCAAGGAGAGAGATCTGCCAGGAGCCTTGCTAGGACATGTCCCCTTTGCACTGGGGTCTGAGAAGCGAAATTTGGTCCTTTTAGAGTAAACCATCTGTGGTTTCAAACCACAGCCCTAGCCCAGGGGTCAGCAGATTGCCCAGAAGGTCTCCGTGAAAGGTAACTCGGAGGAAGCAAGGTCACAGCCTTAAACTTGTTGCAAGAGAGCCTGCCTCCTCACTAGAAAACATGCACAATCCACAAATCAAAAGATGTTGAAACCCATTGTTTTATATGGTTTAAAAAGCATGTTTCTAATGTAGTTTTTTTCACTGGGTAGCTCTTTAGATGATAAGtggatttttcttcccctccaagAAATTTTTACAAACCAAAAAGGCTGCCTTGGTCCCAGATATGACAGTTGTGATTTAATTTCCAGTTGCTAGGCAGCTAAGGAGAACAGAAACTGGGTAGGCACAATgatgctgtattttttaattcaactTTCTTACCTTATTCCGAAataagaattaatttattttacagtgaaaacaCCACTTCCATTAGATACACCTGCATTTTTGCATCTATCCTTAAGCCAGCCCCTTGCACCATGGACAGTAACTGCAGGACAACGCTAGGGCTGTGTTCACACACTCTGTTACACGGCTTTGAATTGCTGGCTAGGGTTTTATATTCAGAATAAAGAAGCCAAGAGGCAGAGTAAAACCGACAGCACCCACTGTTAACCTTCTCCAGAGCTGAAGTGCAGTAACACCGGTGTATTATCTCGTGGCACTCGGAGCCCCAGCCTGCTGTGGGCTGAGCTCTGGGTTCCTGATGCAGCTACAGCCTCGAGCATGTGGTTAGGAGCAGGCTGGTGCCAAGCCAGGCATCTTTGCACTTCCCTGGATCTACCCAGTAAAGCCCCATTAAAGAACAGGGTGTTAGCACATGGCTAAGGTTAAAGACACGCTCACACGCTGTCTTGGATCTGGGCCTGAAGTCCAGGCTCAGCCAGGCTCATTTCCACCTTCGTTGGTCTGGTGTTTGCTAACAGAGAGCACTCAGCTGTCGGGGTATTTAATGGGTGAAAAACCCCACTGCAGACAGAGACCAGTACCGACAAACGGCTCTAGGCAGAACTTAATCCACAGCCTGcttaaaaaacagcaaaacccaaaTGCCTTCAACAGGCTGAAGAGGAGTTACAGCTCCGTACATGGGTGCTGGCAGCCTCAACACCCGACGTACCCACTCTCTTTCAGTGCCATgctaaagaaattaaatcactCATCTCAGGCTTGGAAGCTGCTTGACGCTTCAGCAGAGACTCTGCAAAAGAAACTTCCACAGCTTGCGTGTCAAAAGCATCCTTTAGAGGACAAATGATATCAGGAGTTATTTTCCAAAGGCAGGATTTTCTCCCTGCTCACACAGTGCCACGGCTCAGCTGGACACAGCAACTCTTCCTAAGCCAACTTGCATTACGGTCTGGTAAAAGATGGGATAGTATTGATGTGGATGCAGtttgatagattttttttgttagaaagcaaaataaatgggTTTAGGAATTTTTCACTCTGTTTCAGGatttcccccccgccccaggcATCTAGAACTACGTGTGAAAGTCCTCAGGAGCAGTCTTAAGcacaagcagaaaagaaactgtCCTTCCCTTCATTTGCCTTCCCCTGTCTCACATTAGGGCTCAGTCTTCTTTGGGGAAAATGTTGCTTTGTGTCTTTCTGTGACAGCATGCAGAGCAGTAAGTAGAATTGggttaaaaatatacatttaagtCAGGCAGCTCCTTGCTGGAAGAGCTTATTCGGCTCTTTAAAACACCAAGTTTTCAGCATGAATTCAACAGATGCAAATTGAAGTTCTGTCCTCGTACAAACTGCATCTGTCCCAGGCTGAAATGTCCCCTGAGGTCTGAGCCCAAGGTCTGACTTGGAAAGTCCAATTTGCCAGTCATCATGGTTTGGATTGTCCATCATCTCTCTTCCAAAGGGGGAGTGGAAAACAAAGTTTCtattttcctcttcatctgGCCTTGTCCTGCCAGCGTTGCAGCAACATTTGCATTATTCCTGCCTGGCAAATGTCCAGTGCCATGTTATGCTCACGGGACTTTAATCAGTCCGAGACCACAGCTGGCCACCGCTTTCTAAATCTACTGTTGGTAAATGCCCCATGAAATGACGTCACTGTGTTTTAATTGTTCCTGGAGAAAGGTGGCTCGGTGGCTCGTAATTAAACCTTTGGCTGATGGAAACTGTTAAAACAGATTGCTTCTTTGCCGATAGCATTAGAGTTAACAACTCAATTGTCTTTATACTTTTTCTATAAAACACGTGGGGGTTTTATTCCTGGAATATCTGCGGCAATAAAGTGAATATGGtgcttcatttttgtttgtagCATTAAAActtggaagagaagaaagagctaAGGTTCAAGAATGAGATCTGGCGTCTGTACTGCATGAAGCACATTCAGTTGATATCTGTGGGTTTGGAACAGCACATTACAGTGATTTAGATTCCAAATTCATATACAGGCATCTAAAAGGGAATTGGGTGCCTACACCTTGTTGTGAGGCTGGCCAACGCTGATTCATTGTAAAACTCAAGCCGACATCTGGCTCTGGCACCTGGAGTCTCTGGAGTTTGTGAGCATTTGGGTCAAGGTTGGATTATGGTTCTTGTTCAGATATCTTCTGTGCTCGGTCACATTTCCCCGAGGAAGACGTGATCCCATCTGAAGGGCCACTCAGCACGCCCCAGTCCCAGGCTCACACAGGATGGACAAACATCGACAGAATCAAGATAACCAGGCTGTGGTTGCTCTCAGCTGGATGCCTGTGATGCCTCTGCTCAGTATCAAGACCGACAGCTAAGTCACAGGAGGAAAAGGGTGACACTTCTGTTCCCCAAAGGCACTCAGCCAAACCCGATCAGAAACATTGAACACCTACCAGTGAGTGGCAGCTCAGGACCACATCTCCTCTGACCAGGGCTGGTATTTATGGGACACGTTAGTCACGCAGGAGCTGTTAGAAGTGCTGCTGTGATAAATCGCGAAGTCATACATGGTCATCAAATTATGAGTTTTCTCTGGGAGACAGCAATACTTCAGAGCTTGACTAATTCCTTACAGATTGGAAATGGGAGGGATGTGGTTAGGCACTGAAAATGTCCCTGTTTTATTGCCAATGATGTATTATTTAAGCCTCCAGTCTCCTGGATGGCTTCAGCTAAGCCCAGGGCTTGTGCCCTCGTGTTCCAGCTGGCTTTCTCCTGGTGGGACGTAGGCTCATCTGCAAGACCTCTGATAGGCTTAGAGTGGCCACAAGAATTTGGGCTGggtcaaaaaaaaatgcttgttttcATGGCCACCAAGAGAACGTTGCTGTTAGTTGCAGGATCATGTCAGTTCATATCTAAGTAGGAAGAACGTGTGTCTATCCTTGTGCATGATGGTCAAAGCAGGCCTTCAGAAACATCAGCGTGGGCATAATAACGCTTTTCCTTGCTGACCTCCTCACAGTGGTGTCACTGTAACTCATTAAAGCCCATCAGGACATAGCTGTGCGGAAGTCCCTGCCTCAGAGCTCCCTCACTCCGCAGATCCCACAGGCGTGCTCTGGATACCCTGCACAGGAGCAGGCATCTTGGCTGCTCTCATAACCGTCTAATTacaaattataaatgaccaGGGGGGTGTAGTGATGCTCCTTAAGGCTTGCTTTGTTTGGGAGcggctcctcctgtttgtttatGCCTAATTATACCCTGCCTTAATTATACCCTCTGccccaggggggttggaactgtatgatcttcaaggtcccttccaacccaaaccatcctacgATTCTTCTGGAGCTCCCTACAGCATTCTATTTTCTTAAGGCATTCTAGGAATGCCTAGAATCTCGGAACTGCTTCTTTTGACATCTGTAAGTTTACTGTGATTGAGAAAATGGCATtttagtggccttccagtacctgaagagggcctacaagaaagctggggaggtacttttaaaaagggcatggagtgataggatgaggggaaatggctttaaattggaaggaggaagaattagattagacattaggaagaaattgttcccaatgagggtggtgaggcactggctcaggttgcccagggaagctgtggatgccccatccctggaggggttctaggccaggttggatggggctctgagcagcctggtccaggggGAGGTGGCTGGGCTTTGGGGTCTCtgccaacccaaactattctatgattctacagttgTGTCTGTGTGGATGTCCCTGCCTCACAGCTCCCTCCGCAGATCCCACAGGCGTGCTCTGGATACCCTGCACTAGAGCAAGCACCTTGACTGCTCTCATAACCACTTAATTACACAGTACGAATGAACCAGGGGCCGTGGTGATGCTCCTTGAAGCCGGCTTTATTTGGGAGcggctcctcctcctcgcttATCCCTAATAATatcctgcccatggccaggggcttggaactggatgatattcagtcccttccaacccaaaccatcctacgGTCCTCGGATCAGCCAGGACACTCCCTGCCCCACGCGCAGCCCCCGCTGCACCCCGGGCTTTtactgaggccacgccccctcctgccctgaggccacgccccctcctgccctgaggccacgccccctcccgcgCCCCGCGGCCTCGCCACGCGCCGACCACGCCCCTCTCCGCAGGGCGCCGCGTTGCCCTTGTTGCCGTGGAGACCCGAGGCCCCCCCGAGGCTGCCCGTGGCGTTCGCCTGCGGCGGGCGGACGGCGCCGCCGGGGCAGCCGCGGGccctgccgccgccgccgcaccGGAAGGAGGAAGAAGCGCCATGGCCGAGGAGTGGGCCGGCTTCTCGCAGGACGAGCTGCGGCGCCTGCAGGGCCAGCGCGCAGGTACGGACGCCGCCGGGGCTCAGGGCCGGGCCGGGACCCCGTTAGCGCAGGCCGGAGGCGCAGTGCGGGCTCTCGGCGCTCCCGCAGCAGCGCCCGACCCCCCGGCGTACCGGACCCTCCGGCCTCTCTGTGCAGACCACTCAGCCTTCcgcgcccttctctgccttgccGACCCCTATGGCTTCGCACCCCTTTAGCCTTCATTCATCCCCCGTCGTTCAACCTCGTCCTCCTCATCCAGCCTCTCAGCCCCCGACATCCCCACCTCTGTTCCCTCCACTCATCCAGTCCATCCCTCTTCGAACACCTCAGCATCTCCAGGCAGCCCGTCGTTTCCCCTGTAATTCCCTCTGCCCCTCCATCCAGGCCCCATCTCTCACTGCTCCTCTCAGTCTCTCATCCTGCTCCTCTGTCTCTCCACCCTCATCTGCTCTGTCACATTTCCGAACTCTCCAGCCGCTTGTCCTGCTGCTTGTCTGCCCACAGCCCACTCGTGTTCACAGAGTTGTCCTTCCCCTTTTGTCATCTTCACCATCTGTTCTACCCCATTCTTCACTTCATAAATCTCCAATGTGCCTACCAGACTGCCCCAAGATCCTTCTTTAGCCCTACCTCTCTCTCTGCTTGATTCTCCAATCCTCCCTAAGGCTCCCTTTTAGTCCCTCGGTCCAGGCCCCTtattcctccctcccctcattTCAGATGCTCAGATCCTTTACAACTTCTGTTTCTTGGGTTAATGAAACATTTCCAAGTTCCTGGATTTTCTGCCATATTGCCTTCCTTGACATGTTGGCATGTATTTTCCCTAAGCTGGTTTTGCACCAGTTTGTTTTCTTGCCCAGAAAAGCTAATTCACAGGAGTGTCTTTGATCGTGAGATTTggtttttctcctgtttctctctctcatccATTGACAGATTTGGAGCAGCAGCATCGCCCCCACACTGTGAATAAAAGTCGGAAacaaattcaaagagaaaaGGCCTTTCAGCAGCAGTGTCAGAAGCTGGGACTGCAGGGTGGAGTGGCCTCTGTTTCTCCTGAGCAGTTGCTTTCTGTACCAAACCAGAAGCCTAGTCATCCTCAGCAGCCCGCACCACCACCTAATCCTTCAGCAGAAGATCAAAGGCAAAGTGATAACCGAGACCCGCAGAAGAAAGTGACACCGGTAGATCCCTGTGACAGCAGTGACAATGCACAGACCTGCCCTGCAAAGCCGAACTCCAgggtggagaaaaagaaagtggaaTTGTTAGTAAGTCAGTAAAATCAGAGGAGggcttttattttgtattaacTCATTGTTTTGTTGTACAGTGAAGTGAACTTTTCTGTCTCCGGTAGGAACGTTTCAAAGATCACTTTTGCATCCCATGCATTGaacctttgtttttcatttgtactTGGGTTAAACCTGATTCAAGACTGAATTATGTAGTGCAATCCATGCAGATAACATCTGGGGCCATGCTGGCCCCAAATGATTTCTTGTGGCAGTGGGACTGTATATCGTAGAGTGCCCAAGATGCAGAACTGTCTTAATGGTTTATGGAGATGTAAACTCTCCTATGTCATGCTGCATAGAAAAGCCAGCAGCCACAACCAAAAGCCCTTTTGGAAGATACAcatagactagacgtaaggaggaatttcttcatcgTGAGTGTGGTAAgccactagaacaggttgcccagggaagttgtgggtgccccattcTTTGAATcattcaaggccgggttggatggagctttggagagcctgacccagtgggatgtccctgcccatggcggaggagttggaactaggtgatctttgaggtcccttccaacccaaactattctatgattctgtatgcCGTGATTTGTGTAACTTTATGTTCCCTTCACAGTATTGGTGCAGATTTGTTAATGTCAGAACTGTTGCTAAGGAAGCAAAATTTCAGGTTTAAGCAGTTCTCCAGCTTTTATGATGAAAGATAAAACCAGTCCCAAGGCTCTCACCCTATGCATTAGCCCACAGAGAGGTGCCTACCTCCCTCAGAAGCCTCAAACTAGTACatgtgagagagagaaaggaagaagtacTGAACATGGCTCTCTGGGATTGTGATTGAATGTGGCAATTACTTAGCTTGATATCCAGAATTCCGGTAGTAGCTTCTAAAAGGCGGTTGTCTAAATGCTAGAGAGGGCAGGCATTTCTAATATGAGAAATTAGTTGGTTTTACCTCTTCACACTTGTTTTCCTGTCTGTATCCaagtgctaatttttttttcctgcctataTAATCAGCAAACACTAGCTGGCCACCAAATTTCAATGCATCTTTTGTATTGCCCCAGAACAGCAACTTCCCAGGTGTGGTGTGTCAGACCCTGTCTCTGGTTAGATCTGTCCATAGGATCTCAGAGGGGCCTGGAGAGGTCTGTAGGTGCTTCCCGATGGATTGGCAGGAGTGTGGCAGTCAGCAGCACTCGTGTGGAGAAGCAGAGTGTGGCTTCTCTCAGATTCAAAACTCAGAAGGATCCAGGAGGTTTGTTTTGCACCAGTGTGCCttgagaggctgcagcagctggccATGCTGCCTGCCGTTTACCTGCCTGGCTCCTGTCTGGGATCACCTACCTGTGAATAGCTGTCTCTTCACCAAAACAGCACCACTTCAAAGAGCAGTGCTAAATTCCTCGTGTGGGTGCATCTCGATGGTAGCACTGGCTGTTCAACTCCTTCCTAGTGGTGAAAAATACAGACATCGCGTGACAGGGGAGAAGACAGCTAAAGCTTTGCACAGATGTTTTTCACTGTGGGAGGAGCAAATGACTTTTGGCTACAACCACTCCCTGAAATTGCTAATCTCGTCTCACCCTGTACACttgaatttaaattttattaacatttctATACATGAGGTTTAGGAATAGGGTGGTGAGGAGAAATCTGAAGAGAGATTTTTGTGCAGGAGTGGTTCTTAAGGTTAATATAGCTGAGTTACTTGGGTATTTTGAAACTACACAATTTTTAAGGTGACACCCTTTGCAGGTATGAAGAACAGCCtgatggaaaagcagcaaagcagtttttgtttctccttcatgctgcccagttgtgttCGCCCAGGCTGTCCCCTCTCACCTGAGACCTTGCCTTCCATCTTCCGGGACTGGTTGTATCTCTGTAGGTATAGCCTAGGAAATGAcgtgggcttgatgatcttaaaggtctttttccaacctgaacAATTCTAAATAGAATCCATATAACTATTTCCCTGGTGACAAAAGTGAattcttgttctttctttttgcttattttcattgTAACTTTTACCAGCCTTCATTTGTATCAGTTTCATTATTTGGGGGCTGTATTGTAAAGCAGACCTGTGCAATGATCTGTTTTATAGAAAGAACATTTCCAGAAAAAGTGGCTATGTTAGCAGAATGAACAGATAGCGACTTCTAGCAGCCAGTAAGAAACCTGAAACTGCTTCTACCTAAGCAGTGGGGAAGCAcatcctttaaaagaaaaatttgatcCACTTCTGAAAAATGCTTTACGCTCTTCCTTCCAGCAAAGCTGAATCAACCAGCAGCTTACTTGCTTATAAAGATATTGGTTCTGATCAACAGATTTCATCTGGAAATGTTTTATTGATCTAAATGACTTCTTGCAGATGATTCTTTCCTCAGAGCTGAAACCTGTGTATTGTTCCTTTGACATTTTAAGGATTTGCTGCAGGAAATACGATGGTGAATATTGTGTCATTTGGGAAACAGGGAACTTTCTATTGATTTTGATCTCGTCCATGAGCAGGCAGGAGAAGTCACGATGGGAAATCCTCCAGCAAGAGCAGCGGCTGATAGAAGAGAAGAATAAACGCAAGAAAGCACTCCTGGCCAAAACTATTGCTGAAAGGTAAGTGTCTGCACTGCAACATGGGCAGAGGAAGGGATTACTTTTCTTGTGCAGCAAGTTGCGTATCTTCTATTTAGATGTCACTTTTTCCTCCACTCTGTGCTCCGTATGTGCTGCTCCACAAGTGAGCAGCCATGATTGACATTTCCCTTTGATAACAAGTGCTGGCCAAGAAGCTCTGACTAAGCTTTTCACGCTTCCAAAGCTGCAGCTCTCTGTGCAGATGGAAAAATTATTACTCATCCAAGAATTAGCTTGCCTGTCAGTAAAGGAATGCTTGGAAGTTTGGATGCTCATCTTTGTTCTgttcctgctttgttttcactGGATTGAAGGAAAGTTATTTTATTCCTAGCCTGAGAAGGGAAACTATAGCTATTTCTGTTTGAGCTTTTAACTCTTTCTTATTGGTATGTGAAAAgtgtggaaaagagaaggcaatCGACTTTAAGTTTAAGAAGGTTTTATCACTGGCTGAttagaaattataaaaattcaCGTGTTCTCACAGTTGTTGGCACTTGCTTTTCAGGTGACCAGACTTTAAGGTATTGTACGGTGTTGTCTGCTGAGGTGGTTTAAGACTATTGGGAAGGCAGGGTTTGTAGGGGAAGGATGTTGGAGCAGCAGGGAACACTGGATCAAGGAAGAAGTGAAGCTTTCAGGCTCACAGCCCTCTCGCAGACGTGTGTTATGGTCTGCCCATCAAAGCCCTTGGGTAGCACATGTGAACTCAGCCAGTGTTGTGCATGAGATTCACTTTGAGGTTCTAAaggttttgctttcctttaccaGGCAGAGATAACACCCTGGTACGCTTGGTCTGAGTCACAGTAGGACAGCAAACGTGAATGTGACTTCCaggctgccttcctcctcctggaaGTGGAGCATGAGGAGAGAGAGGGTGACTTGGAAGGTGATAGCTTGAGAGTTAGGTCTGACATCTGAAAGGCCACCTTCAGGCTCTAATCAATACTACAGGATATCTGTTTCTCTCCACTTGTGTCAGCTGATCAAATGAGAAGGGGTGTCAGTTCCTACAAACCTAGTCTTGCTTTCAGGTACTTGCTTTAGAGTGTAAAGCAGTGTCTGAAAAGCATGGTTTTGCTGGTGGTGAGGAATGACAGCAAAGTGACCTGGTGTAAAAGCTCCTTGGCTTGCTTGGGAGTGAAATCCATCAAAGTGCACTGCCCTTTGCAACATGCAGTTTTTCAGAACTTAGGAATGAATAGGGTGAGTTGAAAAAGGTTACATAAGACTTGATTGAAGTCCTTTGTGTTTGATGTCAAACTTTCCATTGATTTCATTGGGATTTTGGCTGGGCCTTGCGGGAATAATTTTACAAAATGGAAATCAAGCTTAGGTTAGGTGACTTTTTGGCCCCCCTAACTGGGCTTCTTTGAAAGGGGATATTTGCAGGGCTAAATACCCTTCCCCCTCTTGCTCCCCC is part of the Phaenicophaeus curvirostris isolate KB17595 chromosome 8, BPBGC_Pcur_1.0, whole genome shotgun sequence genome and encodes:
- the GORAB gene encoding RAB6-interacting golgin isoform X2 — its product is MAEEWAGFSQDELRRLQGQRADLEQQHRPHTVNKSRKQIQREKAFQQQCQKLGLQGGVASVSPEQLLSVPNQKPSHPQQPAPPPNPSAEDQRQSDNRDPQKKVTPVDPCDSSDNAQTCPAKPNSRVEKKKVELQEKSRWEILQQEQRLIEEKNKRKKALLAKTIAERSKRTQAETVKLKRIQKELQALDDMVSADIGILRNRIDQASLDYSYAR